CATACCTTTTCAAAAAGTTATTTAAATCCAATTCGTTAACGGTAGGACCTTCTGAATTAATCTCCGTGAGCGTATGCGAAAGTGTATCTGCAATAGCGATATTTTCACGCGTCTCATCGGAAATTCTAACAAAACTTGTAGATATTAACGAACCGTACTTTCGCAATTCGGAAAGTAGAATCTGTCCCACATAACCTCCTATGAAACCAGTGACAATCGATGGTATGCTGTAGTGGGACAAGACAACAGAAACATTCACTCCCTTACCACCTGGAGTCATTCGGTTCTTTTCTTTGGATACAATATTTAACTTGTCTAACGTAAATCCATCTATTATGAATTTCCTGTCAAGCGCGGGATTAAGGCAAACCGACAAAACCTCCATCATCATGCCCCCAAAATATATTTTTCTGGTTCACCACTGTATACTATTTTACCACCTCTCATGACTATTAGCAAATCTCCAAGCCCCAAGAATCTTTTTAAAGTGCGTGTTGCAAGAATTATGATCTTAGTTTCAGAAAGTTCTTTGAGCATCTTAGTCACAAATTCTATATGTTCATCGTCAAGGTGGTCTAAAAGACAGTCAAGAACAAGCACAGAGGACTGCCTTATTGAGGAAATGAAAAGCAAAAGTCCGATCTTTTCGAGAACATATAGAGACGAAAGCGGTGTTTTTTCAAACTTATCCAGTGCTTTTAGTACACCAAAATTATCCAATTCCGTAGCATGTTCTTCCACACTGAACTTGTACCCGTGTCCAAAGACTATTTCAATCAACTCTTTTAAGTTTAAATAGTCGAGCGATTCCAAAAAGTTCGTATCCAAGTAAGTAACGATCTGTCTGATTTCCTTTTCGGAAAAATCTTCAACGTTGGTAGTATCAAAGTACATCTTGCCTGAATATCTTATATTTGGATACGTTTCTCTGTTGAGTCTTGAAAAACTTCTCAAAAACGCAGATTTCCCAGAGCCTCTGGGACCGTAGAGGATTACAAACTTTCCAACGTCAAGTTCCAAGTTTATATTCTCAAAGAGGATACTCTCTTCGACTGTAGCTGTGAAATTCTCACATAGTACCTTACTTATCGTGAGCTGAACGTTCTTTTTTCTCATCCTTTTTCACCGTATCCTTCAGGCGTTCCTCAAGCTCACTTTTTGCTTTTTCGTCACCTTGGTTAGTCAAACGTATTAGTTCATATTGCGAAAGGATCTTCTCCTTTTTAAGCTTTATGACTTTCTCCATCTATTCATCTCCTTCTTTTATTTTTCTATTTTAATTTTCGATAATATTATACCATCATTTAGTTAAGACATCTTGTATCGTATTTTAACTTTGATGGACTTAAGTTAAGAGAATACTACATTGCAAGGCCAAAAAAATGGGGATGCTCAATCGCATCCCCATTGTTGTCAACTTATAGCTCCATAAACTTCAGATATTTTCCAAAAATTCCTTTATTCGCTTCATTCCTTCCTCGATTTTATCTATTGAAGTGGCAAAACTTATCCTTACAAAGCCTGGCATTTCGAAAGCGCTTCCTGGAACTGTCGCAACAAGTTTTTCTTCTAAGAGTTTCTTGCAAAATTGCTCATCGTCTCCAGATACTTTGAAGAACAAATAAAACGCACCTTTCGGTTCTACGTATTCAAGGCCGTATTCTCTTGCCTTGCTAAGAATAAACGCTCTGCGCTTTTTGAATTCATCAATCATGTATGTGTTATTTGTCCTGCAAGCCTCAATAGCCGCATACTGAGCTGGTGTATTTATGTTTGAGCTAACGTGGCTCTGTATTTTTGATATTCTTTTCTTTATTTCTTTGTTCTTAGTGGCTGTGTACCCAACTCGCCAGCCTGTCATGGCATGTGATTTGCTGAACGCGTTGACATATATGAGTAAGTCATCGTTCACAAGCCCATACAGAGAAATGTGGTTACCGTCGTAGACTAAATCGTCGTAAACTTCGTCGCTTATCACGAATATTTTTCTTTCGTTTGCTATTTCTGCAATTGTCATAAGTATTTCTTTGTCATAGACTCCGCCTGTCGGATTATTTGGCGAATTGACAAGAATAATCTTCGTTTTCTCCGTCAGGTGAGACAATATTTCATCTTTTGTCGGCACAAATTCGTTTTCGAATTTGGTGCGTACCACCACTGGTTTGCCTCTTGAAAGCAGAACTTGTGGAACGTAGCTTACCCAGAGTGGTGCGAACATGAGCACTTCGTCGCCTTCGTTGAGTATGGCGGAGAATGCGTTGAAAAGCGCTTGTTTCCCGCCGTTGCTAACGACTATTTCGTCTGGGGTGTAGTGGACATTCTTCTTTTCTCTAAGATAATTCGATATGGCTTCTCGTAATTGTGGAATTCCATTGCTGTCTGTATATTTTGTAAGACCTTTTTGAAGAGCTTCAATGGCTTTTTCAACTATATTCTTTGGCGTTTCGAAATCCGGCTCGCCCACAGTGAAGTTTATTACATCTTTCCCCTCAGAAATGAGTTTTTTGGCAAGTGCATCTATTTCGAGTGTCTTAGAAGGTAGTATCTGCTCTGTTGGATGCATGAAATCTCACCGCCTATTTTTTGTATCTGAAAATTGGGTACTTCGTTGCGTTAACATCGTCCAACCTTCTGACTGGCGTTGAGTATGGAGCACCTTTGACTAATTCTGGCTTTGTGGTGGCTTCTTCGTATATCTTTTCCATAGCATCTACAAATGTATCGAGTGTCATCTTGCTTTCCGTTTCAGTCGGCTCAATCATGATAGCTTCGTGCACAATAAGTGGGAAGTAAACAGTTGGAGCGTGCAAACCATAATCCAACAATCTCTTTGCTATATCCAGCGTTTTTACTCCGGTTTTCTTTACAAATTCTTCGTTATCAATCACAAACTCGTGCATGCACATTCTGTCATGGGAAGCGTTGTATAGTTTGGACAATTTTGCCCTGAGGTAATTTGCGTTCAAGACAGCCATGTCGCTGACATGTTTCAAGCCTTTGTTACCCATTGTTAGTATATACGTGTAAGCTTTGACCATGACTAAGAAGTTGCCATAGAATGACCTAACCATTCCTATCGATTTCGGCAAGTTATAGTCGAGGTCGTATCCTCTTTCTGTCTTTTTCATAACTGGTATCGGCAAGTAAGGTGCAAGGCGTGCTTTTACACCTATCGGACCACTGCCTGGACCGCCCATGCCATGTGGCGTGCTGAATGTCTTGTGCAGGTTGAGGTGGACTATATCAAAACCCATATCTCCGGGCCTCGTTCTTCCCATAATAGCATTGAGATTTGCACCGTCGTAGTACAACAACGCGCCAACTTCATGCGCCATCTTGGCAATCGTCAAGATGTCTTTTTCGAAAAGCCCAAGTGTATTTGGATTTGTGAGCATTATTACTGCAACAGATTCGTCCAAATGAGTCTTCAATTCTTCCAAATTCACGCAACCGTCTTCACCAGATTTCAGTTCAACAACTTCGAAACCCGCCATCGCAGCAGACGCTGGATTCGTTCCGTGTGCGCTATCTGGCACTAAGACTTTCTTTCTCTTTTCAAGCTCTCCTTTGTCTTCGAAGTACGCTCTTGCAATAAGTAACCCTGTCAGCTCACCGTGTGCACCGGCTGCCGGTTGCAGCGTCATATCGTCTGTACCGGTGATTTCACACAGTAATTCTTTCAAATGCCCCATCAGTTTTACCGCACCAGTTATCGTTTCTCTTGGTTGCATTGGGTGTAAATTTGCAAATAGAGAAGCCATGTCTTCATTAATTTTAGGATTGTACTTCATCGTACATGAACCGAGCGGGTAAAATCCCCTATCAACGGAATAGTTCTTGGAAGCTAAATCGGTGTAGTGCCTCACAACATCAACTTCTGAGACTTCTGGAAGCATGGGTTCAGACTTTCTCACAAGATGTTCTGGCAATTTAATTTCAAGCTTGTCGACATCGTATTCAGGAAGCTCGTAACCTTTTCTTCCGCGTGTGGATTTTTCAAAGATCGTCATTTTGACATCACCTCAACAAGTCTTTCAATCGATTCTTTTGTGTTGACTTCTGTTGAGCAGACGAGTGCGCTCGGTCCAAGTTCTTTGTATACTCTGTCTATTGGTATTGGTCCCAATATTCCATCCTTTACCATCTCATGCCATCTTGCCCTGTAGCTCTCAGGTACTCTCACAACGAATTCGTTAAAGAATTCACCTGTGAATATTCTCTTAATGCCTTTCTCTTCAAGTTTCTTTGCCAAAACATGCGCGTTGTTGTAAGAACGATAGGCAACTTCTTTTAATCCTTGTGGTCCCATTGTCGAAAGGTAAATTGCGTTGATCAGTGCAATGTAGGCTTGGTTAGAGCAGATGTTTGATGTTGCTTTTTCCCTTCTTATGTGCTGTTCTCTTGTTTGGAGAATCATGACGTAACCCTTTTTTCCTTCTATATCCTTTGTTTCACCGATTAATCTTCCCGGCATCTTTCTGACATGTTTTTCAAGCGTTGTGAAGAAACCTATGCCAGGTCCGCCAAGATTTGGAGTGACACCGAGCGATTGACCTTCACCCACAACTATGTCCGCACCAAATTTACCAGGTGCTTCAAGCAACGCCAGTGATACAGGTTCGGCAACGACTATGAATACAACGTTCTGAGGAATTGTTTCCCTTATAGATTTTAAGTCTTCAACAATTCCGAAGAAGTTAGGATATGCCACCGCAACTGCCGCAACTTCGTCGGACAATTTTTCTTTTAACGCATTAATATCTATCTTTCCAGTATCATCGTATCCGATTTCTTCGATAGCAATATCAAGTGGCTTCGTGTAAGTTTTCGCGACCGTTCTGTATTCAGGATTAATGGTTTTTGCAACTAACATTTTCGTTTTGCCCGTTATTCTCGTTGCCATCAAGAGGCTCTCTGCGAATGCGCTCGCCCCGTCGTACATGGAAGAGTTGGCAACTTCCATTCCGGTGAGTTCACACATCATCGTTTGGTATTCAAAAAGCATCTGCAATGTTCCTTGTGATACCTCAGCTTGGTATGGCGTATAAGCTGTCACAAAATTCGGATTTGATGCGAGGTGTTTTACAACCGTTGGGATATAGTGGTAGTATATACCTGCGCCCATGAAAACATTCTCGGGCTCAAAACTGATGTTTTCTTTAGCGAGAGCTCCTACCAATTTTCTGACTGTGAATTCATCTTTGCCTTCTGGTATGTTGTAACCATCTATCGTCTTTGGCACATCAACAAACAAGTCATCGATGCTCTTCACACCTATTTCTTCCAACATCTGCTTAATTTCTTCTTCCGTATGAGGTATGTATCTGTGCACGCTTTTCACCCCTTTTCAAAATTCAATGACATGTTTTATGTTGAGTTTATTTTTTTGATTTCACGCTACCACGGTAGAACGGTGTTTTTACAACAGTTGCGTCAACGTACTTGTCCCTTATCAATACCTGAACGGTGTCACCAAGTTTTATACCCGCATCAATCAGAGCAAAGGCAATTGGTTTGTTTAGAGTTGGAGAGAACGTGCCACTTGTTACGTACCCAATTTTGTTGCCGTGCTTGTAAACTTCCATATTGTGTCTTGGGACGAGTTTTGTATCGAGAGTAAGTCCCCTGAGCCTTCTTTTCAGTCCTTCTTCTTTTTGTTTTAAGAGCGCCTCTTTACCATGGAATTCTCCTTTTTCAAATTTCACAGCCCACGGTATCGATGCCTCAAGAGGTGTGATTGTATCGTCCATGTCGTTCCCGTACAGGAGTAACCCAGCTTCTAAACGGAGCACATCTCTTGCACCCAACCCTGCAGGTTTGATTCCTATTTCGAGCAGTTTTCTCCAGACAAAAGCTGTCTGATTCGCAGGGATGTACAATTCAAACCCATCTTCACCGGTGTAACCAGTTCTTGAAATGATGCCTTTAACTCCGAAAATTTCTCCTTCTTTGAACGAATAGTATCCGATTTCCTCAAGATTTAGATTGGTATATGGCTGAAGTTTCTCTTGTGTCAACGGTCCTTGGACAGCTATCAGACCAGTTTCGTCAGAAATGTCGCTCAGTTTGACGTTGAACTTTTCAGCAAGCTTTGAGATATGGTTGAAGTCTTTTGATATATTGGCGGCATTAACAACGAACATCACCTTCTCAGGTGCTATTTTGTAAACCAATAAATCATCTACAAAACCGCCGTTTTCGTTACACATAGCGGTGTAAATAACGTCACCAAAATTGATAGAGCCAAAATCATTCGTCACAACGTAACTTGCAAATTTTACTGCATCAGGACCTTCGCATATGAATTCTCCCATGTGGGATACATCGAACATCCCAACTTCTCTTCTTACAAGATTTACTTCATTTACTATGCCTTCGTACTGCAGTGGCATGTAGTAACCAGCAAATTCGACCATTTTAGCACCGAGTTTGACGTGTTCGTCGTAAAGTGGTGTGTATTTCACGGAAACTCCCTCCTCATTAATCAAATTGCTCGCTTCTTCATAAAACTCTTCTGGGACAAGAACCTCGCATTGAGCACTACTACCAAAAATAGGATGCACAAAAACGTCGGTCTTTTGAACTATGACCGGTATATTGTACGCAGTAAGGAATTTTTCAATCAACCTCGCTTCGACCTCACCTATCGTGCTCCTAACGATTTTCCACACCTTTTGTTTCACTCCAATGCAAATTAATCGGAATATTCACTATTTTTCCATATGCTTAATTTCAGTCTACTATCGTTCGAAAAATATCGCAATGCTTGTTTATTCTTCCCAGTAGCGTTTAGTAACAATTTTCAGATGCGAAGCATCTTTTTTGTATCTTCCCACTTTTGCGCACGGTTTTCCATTCACTTCCACGATATCTGCGGTGATATCTATCTTTTTCTTAAGGAGTTTTGAACCCACACCATAGACATCGGCAGGCACGCCAAGATTTTCGAAAAGTTTAATCTTTTCCTCATCAAAGCCTCCAGAGACAACTATCTTCAAAGCTTTGAGCCCTACCTTATCGAATTCTTGCCTTGCTTTCCAGACCAACTCGGGGCACACTCCAAATGACTGTGGTCCTATTGGTGTAACCGACTTATCTCTCAAACTTCCAGACGTGTCGAATCTGACACCCCATATTTTATTCTTTCCGGGTCCTATAATCGGAGATGGATCCGTTTCACCAAGGATGAACGGTTTTCCCATTACATATTCGTACTGTTTCTTCACAACTCTAAATGTCGTACCTATTACATCGTTATCCCAATCTACCAAGACTATCCTGTTGACGTTTTCTGGCATGTATTTATCAAATGCGATCGCAGCGTCTTCCGTACTGCCATCATACGCTGCAATTAGTGCATGAGGAATTGTACCCATAGACTCAACACCCCAATAGTCCGCATTTGCATCTGTCGATACTCCAAACGCTCCGGCTTTAAGTGCTGCATATCCGTCGGTTGCTTGCACCCAATAATGGTCAAATCTTGCACTGAAGAACAGGATTGGTTTACCGTTAGCTGCTTCGACTACTCTCTTTACGGCAGTTGCCGTACTCGTTGCCCTTGCTATGACACCGAGCAACACTGTCTCAAGATACCCAAAATAGATTGGGTCGCCTTCGATAGTCATCAAAGGCTCACCATCAGGAACGTATTCGCCATCGTAGACTGCTCTAACTTCAATCTCATCCCATTTATCTACCCACAGTTCGTTCAACTTAAGCCTTAGGTCCCATTTTTTTCTTGTGAGTTCAACAATTTTCTCTACATCACCCTCGACAGATAGACTCTGCATCGCTCTGTCCAAATTCAAGATTTCGTTGTAAAGCCTTTTCGCTTCTTGTTCGTTTTCGTAATACCCTGTGCAGTACCTTAAAATTGCCAATGCCTCATCAACGCCACAGACAACGGCGTTATCCCTCGGGAAGAACTGATAGTATACCCTCGGATGTCTGTCGTCTTTTTTCAAAACCTCAACGTAGCGCGTGAAGTATTTATCTGAATAATACCCCATCCTTATGCGATCAATAGGCACTTTAAAAACTTTTGGGTGCAACCTGCTCATATTTACTTCCTCCCTTTAATTGCATTTGAAACTTTGTAGTCGAAACAAACCCTGCAAAGTGTACAACCGTTTCTGCAATCTTTCGTCGTTGTTGCACCGAAATAATTCTTGTACTCATCCCACAAAAACTCTTTGCTTACGCCTGTATCAAGGTGATCCCATGGAAAGTCCACGAGTTCATATGGACCACGGTAGCTTTCTATATTTATCTCTTGGAAATATTTAGTCCACTTTTCGAATGAGAAATACTCCCCCCATTCATCATAATAACCCTCTTTGTAGACTTTTTCAATGACAGGGAAGAGTTTTCTATCACCTCTTGAGAGAATTCCTTCGATAAAACTCTTTTTTCCGTCGTTTATGTCTAATTTTCCAAATTTTCTGTATGGTGATAAGATTTTTTTCACCATATCCATGTACTCAGGACTTTGAAGTCTTGCGAATTGGAAAGCTGTGTGCGGTTTTGGTATCAGCAAATTGATTGATGCGGTGATATCTGAAAAGCCTAAGTTTTTAATCTTTTTGACTATCTCTCCTATTTCCTGTATGTCTTCTTCGGTTTCGTTGGGAAAACCAACCATAAAGTAAAGTTTTATCCTCCTCCAACCAGCTCTCTTAGCCTCCTGAGCAGTTGCAAGTATGTCTTCTAAGTTTATTTGTTTGTTTATAGCATCGCGCATCTTCTGGCTACCGGCCTCAGGCGCGAAGGTCAAGCCAGTTTTTCGAACTGTCGATATCTTTTCAGCAAGCTTTATATTGAATGCGTCTACTCGGGTTGATGGAATAGAGATCGAGAGTGTACGTTCTTTGACATAGGGCATCAATCTGTCTACTATTTCATTTATCTGTGAGTGATCCAATGCGGAGAGCGAGAGGAGTGAGACTTCGTCGTAACCAGTGTTCTCAATGAGCTTCTTAATGCCTTTTTCTATATTTTCCGCACTTCTCTCACGAACAGGTCTGTAGACGTAACCAGCATGGCAGAATCTACAGCCTCTTGTGCATCCGCGACTTATCTCAACAACTACTCTGTCGTGCACGCTTTCCAAATGTGGAACGATTTTTCTTTCCGGTAATTTAGCACTATCGAGATCTTTGAGAATATTCCTTCGAACTTTCGAAGGGGCGAAATCGTACTTCGGTAGTATTCTACTGCCCTCCTGACGATAGAACATAGGTATGTAGATGCCATCGATTTTGACAAGTTCTTTTAATCTATCTTCTCGTTTTATTCTTTTTGTTTCTTTAATCACTCTCAGAACATTTTGAAAGTTAACCTCTCCATCGCCAAGGTAAATGGCATCAAAAGCCTCTGCAATAGGCTCACAGTTGTAAGCAACGGGACCTCCTCCAAGTACGATGGGATCCTCTTCTCTCCTGTCGTAACATCTTATTGGTATTTTCGACAATTCCAATAACTTGAGAACATTCGTGTAAGAGAGTTCGTATTCGAGAGATATGCCGAGCACGTCCATTTCATATATTGGAGTTTTCGTTTCAAGGGTAAATAAAGGTATTCCCTTTTCTTCCATTTTTTGAATCATATCGGGCCAAGGAAGAAAGACGCGTTCTGCATAGGCAAAATCCAGTTCATTAGCGAGCCAATACAGAATCTCAAGTCCGTAATGCGACATTCCAACCTCGTAAACATCTGGGAAAGCAAGAGCAACCCTTAGTATCTTTTCGTTGGCTTCCTTAACGACACTATTGTACTCGCCTCCTATGTATCTCGCAGGCTTTGAGACGCTAATTAAGTTTTCTGATAAGAATTTGATTATAGATTGCTTCACGGGATACCTCCATTTCTTAAGTCTATTTTACTCAATCAGATAATTGAAAGAAATCTGAACTTTTGCAACTCCGGAAACTGGCAGTTCAATTTCTGCCAAGTCAGCTGTCGACTTCGTCACTGTGCCGCCGGATACGGTGAGGTTACTCAACCCTTTTGCATATATCTGAACCTTTGTCAGCCCATTACCCTTAAGATTCAATTCACCGGTAATATAGACTCTTCCACCTGCTTTTGTTGTCTTGATCAGATTCCAGCTATGGTATATCTGCCAGCTTTTTGAGACAGTTAGACTCCCTTCTTTGTTTATATCCGGCATCCTCGCAAGTCCAACTGGTATACTGTTGCCGAGGATTTCGGAAAAGACATAGACTTCTCCTGCTGGTAGCTCTTCGCCAGTTTTGATTTCAACAACGTAATCCGCAGGTCGCCAGTCGTAAGAATAAGAGTAGCTAAGTCTTATCAGATTAACATCACGTCTGGTAATTTGTAATGATTTGTTCTTGAGGTGTATTCCTCTTTTCAAACCTTCTAAATTGCCGAGCACGAATATTTTTCTTCCCGCAGCTCCGTATTCTTCAGCCATAGCGCTTTCAGCAACCATGGCAACTTTATTGTACATGACCTGCTGTTCGCCCGGAGCAGTTGAAAGAATTACGTACGCTTTGTCTACTGGAGAGTCAATTGCAAAGAATTGCTCGAGCACGTTATTTTTCAGAGTGTAATAAATCTTGTACCCACCTGGAACACTGAAAAGCACGTCCGATTTCGAACTGACTCGAAGTATTCTCTCACTCTTTCCAGATTCAATAACTTTTGCAAGTCCGAACGGTGTGTTTACATAAATTTGACCATCTTCAGCGACGAGCTTTTCTCCAATCATATGGTAAGTTCCAAGCGGTAATTCAGCTGGTATCTGGTACTTTGGTTGGACTTCTCGAGTTTCAACGTACCATTTCTGAGCTGTCGTCAAGACCACTTCCCAATTCTCGGGCAAGACAAACCCATCATCTACGGTTTTGTACAATAGGCCGTTGGAATTGAAGAGTACCAAGATATCCGCTTTCAAAGCGCTCGGCAACAAGCAGAGTGATAATATAAATATGACTGACAATGAACTGTTGAACTTCTTCACCATAAGCATCGCCTCTTTAGGTTGTTGGATTTATTAAGTAATTAATTCAGAACGTGTTGTTCTAAGAGTTTTACTAAATCAGATAATCAAAAGAAATATGAACTTTTGTAGTTTTTGAGACTGACAATTCAATCTCAGAGTAATCTGCTCCCAATTTTACTATCGTACCATCTGACACGGTTAGATTTTCCAATCCTTTTGCATAAATTTCAACCTTGGTGAGCCCATTGCCTCTGAGATTTAGCACGCCATTGATGTACATTCTTTCTCCGGCTTTTGTTGACTTTGTGAGGGTCCAGCTGTGGTATATTTGCCAGCTCTTTGAAAGGCTTATTGTTCCTTCTTCTCTTATATCCCACATATTTGCGAACCCTATTGGAATATTTTTTCCATCTGTATCAGAAAATACGTAAACTTTACCGGCGGGTAATTCCTCTCCTTCGTCTGTCTTAACTTCAATAACGTAATCTGCTGGTTCCCAGTCATAGGAATAGGAGTACCGCAAACTTATGAAGTTGATATCCCGCCGAGTAACTTGTAAAGACTTGTTTCTTATATGTATTCCATTCTTTAAACCTTCTAAATTGCCAAGTACAGATAACTTTCTTCCATTTGTATCGTATTCCCTGTACCATTCATCTTCAGGAGCTTCTCTTTCCATTGATTTATCGTAAAATACTCTTGTTTCGTATTGCTCTTCGGATGCTGTTGACAGTATTACGTATGCCTTATCGACAGGAGAGTTTATTTCGAAGAACTGGTCGAGCATGTTACCTTTCAAGGTGTAGTACACTCTGTAGCCGCCCGGTACACGGAATAACACTTCGGATTTAGAACTCATTCTGAGTATCCTCTCAGTTTTCCAATCTTCTACAACCTTTGCAAGCCCGAAGTCTGTATTAACGTATTTTTGTCCGTCTTCGGTTGTCAGTTTTTCTTTAAAAATTTGATAGATCCCAGGCGGCAACTCGACTGGAATCTGATATTTCGCCTGGCTTTTGCGTGTCTCGATGTACCATTTACGCGCTGTTGTAAGCATTACGTTCCAATCTTCAGGCAAAGCAAAACCGTCATCTACACTCATGTACAACAAACCTCTTGAAGCAAATAATACCCGGACAGCAGATGAGGTATCCTTAGACTTTTTCGCCATAGGCTGAAAGCCCCTTTGATTCGTAAGTTTCGCAAAACCTGTCTCATGGCACGGATGCGAGAGTTCTCAAAGTACGACCCTCAAAACATTAAATCTTTGAAAAGCCAG
This genomic window from Fervidobacterium gondwanense DSM 13020 contains:
- the gcvPB gene encoding aminomethyl-transferring glycine dehydrogenase subunit GcvPB; the protein is MTIFEKSTRGRKGYELPEYDVDKLEIKLPEHLVRKSEPMLPEVSEVDVVRHYTDLASKNYSVDRGFYPLGSCTMKYNPKINEDMASLFANLHPMQPRETITGAVKLMGHLKELLCEITGTDDMTLQPAAGAHGELTGLLIARAYFEDKGELEKRKKVLVPDSAHGTNPASAAMAGFEVVELKSGEDGCVNLEELKTHLDESVAVIMLTNPNTLGLFEKDILTIAKMAHEVGALLYYDGANLNAIMGRTRPGDMGFDIVHLNLHKTFSTPHGMGGPGSGPIGVKARLAPYLPIPVMKKTERGYDLDYNLPKSIGMVRSFYGNFLVMVKAYTYILTMGNKGLKHVSDMAVLNANYLRAKLSKLYNASHDRMCMHEFVIDNEEFVKKTGVKTLDIAKRLLDYGLHAPTVYFPLIVHEAIMIEPTETESKMTLDTFVDAMEKIYEEATTKPELVKGAPYSTPVRRLDDVNATKYPIFRYKK
- the aspC gene encoding aspartate aminotransferase, with translation MHPTEQILPSKTLEIDALAKKLISEGKDVINFTVGEPDFETPKNIVEKAIEALQKGLTKYTDSNGIPQLREAISNYLREKKNVHYTPDEIVVSNGGKQALFNAFSAILNEGDEVLMFAPLWVSYVPQVLLSRGKPVVVRTKFENEFVPTKDEILSHLTEKTKIILVNSPNNPTGGVYDKEILMTIAEIANERKIFVISDEVYDDLVYDGNHISLYGLVNDDLLIYVNAFSKSHAMTGWRVGYTATKNKEIKKRISKIQSHVSSNINTPAQYAAIEACRTNNTYMIDEFKKRRAFILSKAREYGLEYVEPKGAFYLFFKVSGDDEQFCKKLLEEKLVATVPGSAFEMPGFVRISFATSIDKIEEGMKRIKEFLENI
- the gcvPA gene encoding aminomethyl-transferring glycine dehydrogenase subunit GcvPA — its product is MHRYIPHTEEEIKQMLEEIGVKSIDDLFVDVPKTIDGYNIPEGKDEFTVRKLVGALAKENISFEPENVFMGAGIYYHYIPTVVKHLASNPNFVTAYTPYQAEVSQGTLQMLFEYQTMMCELTGMEVANSSMYDGASAFAESLLMATRITGKTKMLVAKTINPEYRTVAKTYTKPLDIAIEEIGYDDTGKIDINALKEKLSDEVAAVAVAYPNFFGIVEDLKSIRETIPQNVVFIVVAEPVSLALLEAPGKFGADIVVGEGQSLGVTPNLGGPGIGFFTTLEKHVRKMPGRLIGETKDIEGKKGYVMILQTREQHIRREKATSNICSNQAYIALINAIYLSTMGPQGLKEVAYRSYNNAHVLAKKLEEKGIKRIFTGEFFNEFVVRVPESYRARWHEMVKDGILGPIPIDRVYKELGPSALVCSTEVNTKESIERLVEVMSK
- a CDS encoding nicotinate phosphoribosyltransferase; this encodes MSRLHPKVFKVPIDRIRMGYYSDKYFTRYVEVLKKDDRHPRVYYQFFPRDNAVVCGVDEALAILRYCTGYYENEQEAKRLYNEILNLDRAMQSLSVEGDVEKIVELTRKKWDLRLKLNELWVDKWDEIEVRAVYDGEYVPDGEPLMTIEGDPIYFGYLETVLLGVIARATSTATAVKRVVEAANGKPILFFSARFDHYWVQATDGYAALKAGAFGVSTDANADYWGVESMGTIPHALIAAYDGSTEDAAIAFDKYMPENVNRIVLVDWDNDVIGTTFRVVKKQYEYVMGKPFILGETDPSPIIGPGKNKIWGVRFDTSGSLRDKSVTPIGPQSFGVCPELVWKARQEFDKVGLKALKIVVSGGFDEEKIKLFENLGVPADVYGVGSKLLKKKIDITADIVEVNGKPCAKVGRYKKDASHLKIVTKRYWEE
- a CDS encoding TIGR03960 family B12-binding radical SAM protein, with product MKQSIIKFLSENLISVSKPARYIGGEYNSVVKEANEKILRVALAFPDVYEVGMSHYGLEILYWLANELDFAYAERVFLPWPDMIQKMEEKGIPLFTLETKTPIYEMDVLGISLEYELSYTNVLKLLELSKIPIRCYDRREEDPIVLGGGPVAYNCEPIAEAFDAIYLGDGEVNFQNVLRVIKETKRIKREDRLKELVKIDGIYIPMFYRQEGSRILPKYDFAPSKVRRNILKDLDSAKLPERKIVPHLESVHDRVVVEISRGCTRGCRFCHAGYVYRPVRERSAENIEKGIKKLIENTGYDEVSLLSLSALDHSQINEIVDRLMPYVKERTLSISIPSTRVDAFNIKLAEKISTVRKTGLTFAPEAGSQKMRDAINKQINLEDILATAQEAKRAGWRRIKLYFMVGFPNETEEDIQEIGEIVKKIKNLGFSDITASINLLIPKPHTAFQFARLQSPEYMDMVKKILSPYRKFGKLDINDGKKSFIEGILSRGDRKLFPVIEKVYKEGYYDEWGEYFSFEKWTKYFQEINIESYRGPYELVDFPWDHLDTGVSKEFLWDEYKNYFGATTTKDCRNGCTLCRVCFDYKVSNAIKGRK
- the gcvT gene encoding glycine cleavage system aminomethyltransferase GcvT, with product MKYTPLYDEHVKLGAKMVEFAGYYMPLQYEGIVNEVNLVRREVGMFDVSHMGEFICEGPDAVKFASYVVTNDFGSINFGDVIYTAMCNENGGFVDDLLVYKIAPEKVMFVVNAANISKDFNHISKLAEKFNVKLSDISDETGLIAVQGPLTQEKLQPYTNLNLEEIGYYSFKEGEIFGVKGIISRTGYTGEDGFELYIPANQTAFVWRKLLEIGIKPAGLGARDVLRLEAGLLLYGNDMDDTITPLEASIPWAVKFEKGEFHGKEALLKQKEEGLKRRLRGLTLDTKLVPRHNMEVYKHGNKIGYVTSGTFSPTLNKPIAFALIDAGIKLGDTVQVLIRDKYVDATVVKTPFYRGSVKSKK
- a CDS encoding ATP-binding cassette domain-containing protein; its protein translation is MRKKNVQLTISKVLCENFTATVEESILFENINLELDVGKFVILYGPRGSGKSAFLRSFSRLNRETYPNIRYSGKMYFDTTNVEDFSEKEIRQIVTYLDTNFLESLDYLNLKELIEIVFGHGYKFSVEEHATELDNFGVLKALDKFEKTPLSSLYVLEKIGLLLFISSIRQSSVLVLDCLLDHLDDEHIEFVTKMLKELSETKIIILATRTLKRFLGLGDLLIVMRGGKIVYSGEPEKYILGA